The Sphingobacterium lactis sequence GGAGGTGATGCAGGAGATTGGTGAAGTTGTTGTTGTTGCTCCGGATAGTCCGCAGTCGGGAATGGGACATGCCATTACGATCGGGAAGCCTTTGCGCCTGGACAAGATCGACCTGTATCCGGGTGTGGAGATGTACAAATGTTCGGGCACACCGGTGGATTGTGTCAAGTTGGCGGTTCATAAAATCTTCAAGGGCAAAAAACCCGACCTTTGCGTCTCGGGTATTAACCATGGATTGAACTATTCCATCAATGTGCTGTACTCAGGCACGATGTCCGCAGCGGTGGAAGGTGCCATCGAAGGTATTCCTTCCGTGGGGTATTCCTTAGATGACTTTGCGTATCATGCTGATTTTGAGCATACCCGTGTGTGGGTGAAGACCATTGCTGAACAGGTATTGAAGAACGGCTTGCCGAAGAATTCCCTATTGAACGTTAATTTTCCGAATAAATCCGTAGAGATCAAGGGCATTAAAATCTGCCGTCAGGCCAATGCGAAGTGGTTCGAGGAGTTTGATGAACGCCTGGACCCCTATAAACGCGAGTATTTTTGGATGACGGGCAACTTTGACCTACAGGATCGCGGAGAGGACACCGATGCGCACGCCATTAACAATGGGTATGTTTCCATCGTGCCGACCCAGTTCGATATGACGGCGCACCATGTGATTCCGGAACTGAATTCCTGGTCTTTTGACATTTCGTAAGCAATGAAGAACAGTATATTGGTGGGGTTCCTATTGGGAATCTTAGCGCCCATTGCGGCATTTCTGTTGATGCGGTACACGGATGTGCAGATGGAGGTATTCCCGGACAAGCCAACGGCGCTGTATGTGATCGCGGCGGCCATCAATCTGGTTTCCTGCTGGATATGCTACAAGCAGGAAAGGGATAAGATTGGCAACGGGCTGGTATTGGCCACCTTTGTGGGCATGATGATCTTGGTGCTGACCAAGAACATCCAAATTGATATGTAAGTAATGAATGAGCAGATGAATTTAACCTTGGGCTTTTCGCCCTGTCCCAACGATACGTTTATTTTTGATGCGCTGATCCACGACAAGATCGACTGCCATGACCTACGGTTTCACGTGGAATATCACGATGTGGAGACCCTGAATGCGAAAGCTTTCCGTGGGGAACTGGACATCACGAAACTCAGTTACCATGCCTTCGCGTATGCGGTGGAAGACTACGAACTGCTGGATGCGGGAAGTGCCCTGGGCTTTGGCGTCGGGCCGCTGCTGATCTGCAAGGATGCCGAATTGGCGGAAGAATTGGCGCAATATATCGGCGGAGAGCTACCGGAGCACCTGCGGGACCTCCGCGTAGGCATTCCTGGAAAATATACTACGGCTAATTTCCTGCTCGGTTTGGCCTTCCCTACCCTACAGCAGAAGGAAGAGCTGCTCTTCTCGGAAATCGAGGAGTCCCTTTTGGATGGGCGTATCGATGTAGGCTTGATCATCCATGAAAATAGGTTTACCTATATGGACAAAGGGCTGCACAAGATTGCCGATCTTGGTGATTTCTGGGAAAAGACAACCGGTTCTCCGATCCCATTGGGTGGAATCGTGATCAAAAGAAGCCTCCCCGATGCGGTAAAGAAACGGGTGAATGCATTGATCACAGAAAGCGTACGCTTTGGCTTTGCGAACCCTAAATCGGGACTGGACTATATCCGTTCGCATGCCCAGGAAATGAACGAACAGGTCATGTACCAACACATCGAACTCTACGTCAACAAATATTCCGAAAATCTTGGTGAAATCGGGCGTGAGGCCATACAAAAGCTGTTTGATCAGGCCCGAGCGCTGAACTTGGTCCCTGTAACGGAGAAAAATATATTTTTAGAAAAATAAATTCATAAAAAAGAAAGGGCGAAAGCATTAGTTATCAACCTTAATAACTAAATTTGCCCGATTAATGTCAAAATGTCTGCTTGTTTTGTTTGGAGTCATTATTGTACATGCGAATAGAGAAATAGAATATTATGTTAAAGTTTTTAAGCAAATTATTTGGTAGTAAGTCTGAAAGAGATATCAAAGGCGTACATCCCCTAGTAAATAAAATCAAGGAAGAATACGAGAAACTTTCTGGTTTAACGCATGATGAGCTCCGGGCGAAGACCACAGAATTCAAGGAAAGAATCAGCACCTATTTGCAGGATATTGACAAAGAGATCGATGAGTTGAAAGGTCAGGCCGACGCAACGGAGGACATGGAAAAGAAAACTTCCATCTACGACCAAGTTGACAAATTGACAAAAGACCGCGACAAGAAGCTTGAGGAAATATTGTTAGAGATATTACCTGAAGCTTTTGCTGTTGTTAAGGACACGGCACGTCGCTTCACAGAAAATAAAGAAATTGAAGTTACAGCTTCCCAATTCGACCGTGACTTGGCAGCCCGTAAACCGAACGTACAGGTCAATGGCGACAAAGCGATTTGGAAGAACACCTGGAATGCTGCCGGAACGGAAGTAACCTGGAACATGGTCCACTACGATGTACAGTTGATCGGTGGTATCGTGTTGCACCAAGGTAAGATTGCCGAGATGTCTACGGGTGAAGGTAAGACCTTGGTAGGAACATTGCCTACCTACCTGAATGCATTGGCAGGTCAAGGTATCCACATCGTAACGGTGAATGATTACCTGGCACGTCGTGACTCCGAGTGGAACGGACCGATCTTCGAGTTCCACGGAATGAGCGTAGACTGTATCGATAAATATCAACCGAACTCGCCACAGCGCCGTCAAGCGTATATGAGCGATATCGTATACGGTACGAACAATGAATTCGGTTTCGACTACCTACGTGACAACATGACCAACACGAAGGAAGCCATGGTGCAGCGCAAGCTTCACTTTGCGATGATCGATGAGGTGGACTCCGTATTGATTGACGATGCGCGTACGCCATTGATTATCTCCGGTCCTATCCCTATGGGTGACCAACACGAATTCCATCAATTGAAGCCACGGATCGAACGATTGGTAAATGCACAGAAAGCATACATCAATACCGTATTGAACCAGGCGAAGAAAGCCATTGCTGAAAATGACACAGACCCTGAAAAGGGAGGATTGGCGCTGTTCCGTGCTTACCGCGGTTTGCCGAAGAACAAAGCGTTAATCAAATATCTATCCGAAGGCAACCACCGCCAGATCCTTCAGAAGGTGGAGA is a genomic window containing:
- a CDS encoding 1,4-dihydroxy-6-naphthoate synthase, whose protein sequence is MNLTLGFSPCPNDTFIFDALIHDKIDCHDLRFHVEYHDVETLNAKAFRGELDITKLSYHAFAYAVEDYELLDAGSALGFGVGPLLICKDAELAEELAQYIGGELPEHLRDLRVGIPGKYTTANFLLGLAFPTLQQKEELLFSEIEESLLDGRIDVGLIIHENRFTYMDKGLHKIADLGDFWEKTTGSPIPLGGIVIKRSLPDAVKKRVNALITESVRFGFANPKSGLDYIRSHAQEMNEQVMYQHIELYVNKYSENLGEIGREAIQKLFDQARALNLVPVTEKNIFLEK
- the surE gene encoding 5'/3'-nucleotidase SurE yields the protein MTKKKPTILVVNDDGITAPGIKVLLEVMQEIGEVVVVAPDSPQSGMGHAITIGKPLRLDKIDLYPGVEMYKCSGTPVDCVKLAVHKIFKGKKPDLCVSGINHGLNYSINVLYSGTMSAAVEGAIEGIPSVGYSLDDFAYHADFEHTRVWVKTIAEQVLKNGLPKNSLLNVNFPNKSVEIKGIKICRQANAKWFEEFDERLDPYKREYFWMTGNFDLQDRGEDTDAHAINNGYVSIVPTQFDMTAHHVIPELNSWSFDIS